In the genome of Dyadobacter fermentans DSM 18053, the window TTCCTCGCGACGGCATCCGGCACCGACCATAAAATGCCCGATCTAAACGAATTTGTCGACGAATATTGGCGCCTGCGCCTCCGCCGGACGATCCAAAGCTGGAAAACCGACAAGTTGCCGGCATTCGTGACCCACGATTTGAAGCAGGAGGACGGCATTACCGATTTCTGCAAGCGCGCCAACCTCGTCAACAACGAGCGCGACCGCGTGAAGATCGTTTATCACCCGGATTTCATCGCATCTACGAACCCATTGTTCGGTCTGGATTACGGTCAATTTGTACGCGGCTGCCATCTGGGCGTTTTCCCGAGCTACTACGAACCCTGGGGTTACACGCCGTTGGAATGCGTCGTCCGCGGCGTGCCAACGGTCACCAGCGACCTCTCCGGCTTCGGCGATTACATCATGCAAATCATGCGTGACTACGAAAACCGGGGCATTTACGTGATCAACCGCAAATCCCAGAATTTCTCGCAAGCCGCTGACCAGCTCGCCGACATCCTCTTCAAATTCGTCCGCATGCAACGCCGCGACCGCATCATGCAGCGCAACCGCGTCGAGAATATCTCGGATGTTTTCGACTGGATGAATTTGCGGTCTTACTACGATACGGCGCACGATTTGGCTGCGAAGCGGAGGAAACCTTGATAAAAACTTGGGGGCCTTTATAAAAGCGAAAAGCCTGGTAAATGTGAATTCACCAAGCTTTTCGCTTAAAATTTACGCTTCCAGGATGGAAACTATATCATTATAAATCTTGAAGTTCCGATCTGCGGAAACGATAGACATTCTTTCCGAAAATGCAGTTGCCAGAATAAGTCTATCGAACGGATCGCGGTGTGCTTCATCCAAAGGAATGGCTTGTAGGCATCAATATGTGCTGCTGAAATTGGTATTAACCCAAAACCATCTGCAAGAATCACTTTCTCTAATTCATTAATCGAAATCGGCAGTTCAGGGAGCTTGCCGATCTTTTGCTTGATAGCGATTTCCAGAAGGCTTACATGGGAAATAAATATTGCGTCCGTTGAGAGCAGGTTTAGTGTACTTGTCGATAATCTTGAAGGCGAAGTGAGTGCCCAGATGAGCACCTGAGTACAATTTAAACAACTAAAAGTATCCGCTGACCTCTTGATTTTCATCAGACAGCCATTTATAGGACTATGTATCTGAACCGTTTATCATAACACGAATCATTTCATTTCACCAGCCTCTCCAAATGCCCTGCTAGCGTCCCGATGCTACATACCACCACGTTTTCCCGCATGTTGTAATCCTCGGCAGAGGGCGTCACTACTAGCAATGGCGGATTGCCGAGGTCTTCCTGGGCTAATGTATTCCCTCTGCTCAGTACCGGGCTATTGGTATATTTGATTTCAATTGCAAC includes:
- a CDS encoding type II toxin-antitoxin system VapC family toxin, whose protein sequence is MKIKRSADTFSCLNCTQVLIWALTSPSRLSTSTLNLLSTDAIFISHVSLLEIAIKQKIGKLPELPISINELEKVILADGFGLIPISAAHIDAYKPFLWMKHTAIRSIDLFWQLHFRKECLSFPQIGTSRFIMI